The Budorcas taxicolor isolate Tak-1 chromosome 18, Takin1.1, whole genome shotgun sequence genome window below encodes:
- the LOC128062993 gene encoding cationic amino acid transporter 3-like, translating into MLRQYVHQFGQKLVRRQRLGPREASDRCTARRLNTLDLIALGVGGTLGNGMYILVGEVSVYEAGPAIVICYLLAGLSTLLSGLCYAELAARVPCSGSAYLYSYVTTGQLCAFITGWNLILSYVMGTACVSRAWSAAFDSLIGNRISQAFQGTFSLNVPYFQATYADFFALGLVLLLTGLLFLGARESTLVNKVFTGLNLLVLSFTILSGFIKGDLHNWKLTEEDYRLATSGSSDAYSLGPLGSGGFLPFGFEGILQGAATCVYAFVGFDVITTTGKEAQDPRRSIPLGIVITIFIGFLAYFGVSAALTLMVPYYQIQPQSPLLQAFLHVGWNPARYVVAVGTLCALTSSLLGTMFTMPRLIYAMAEDGLLFRELARLHGRRGTPIWAILVSGMFAAVFALLLELIDLAYLVSMGTLLVYSLVAFSVLVLRYQPEQNLSKNEKIDDEIDISQWEASPWEPASEAGTSRTLKTLWFPTGTTPTLKSGHIVYGCASLLVLLLIILSLVLAQWPSQLFSGDPVLTTVAVLLLLLITGVTVIIWRQPQDPTALHFKVPALPVLPLVSIFVNIYLLMQMNTGTWVLFGVWMAVGFAIYFGYGIRHSLEENSDQQLPASTSQMLDQNMPNNESG; encoded by the exons ATGCTGCGTCAATATGTTCACCAATTTGGTCAGAAGCTGGTCCGCAGGCAGCGGCTGGGGCCCAGGGAGGCGTCTGACAGGTGCACGGCTCGTCGTCTGAACACCCTCGACCTGATTGCCTTGGGTGTGGGCGGCACCCTAGGGAATGGCATGTACATCTTGGTTGGAGAAGTGTCTGTGTATGAGGCTGGACCAGCGATCGTCATCTGCTACTTGCTGGCTGGTCTGTCTACTCTTTTATCCGGGCTCTGCTATGCAGAGTTGGCAGCCCGGGTACCATGCTCCGGCTCTGCGTATCTCTACAGCTACGTCACCACGGGTCAGCTGTGCGCCTTCATCACTGGCTGGAACCTCATCCTGTCCTATGTCATGG GCACCGCCTGTGTGTCCAGGGCCTGGAGCGCCGCCTTTGACAGCCTGATTGGGAACCGCATCTCTCAGGCATTCCAGGGAACTTTCTCTCTGAACGTGCCCTACTTCCAGGCCACATATGCAGACTTTTTTGCACTGGGCCTGGTGTTGCTTCTTACAG GACTACTGTTTCTGGGAGCTCGTGAGTCGACCCTGGTTAACAAAGTGTTCACTGGCTTGAACCTTTTGGTTCTCAGCTTCACCATCCTCTCTGGCTTCATTAAGGGAGACCTGCACAACTGGAAGCTCACGGAAGAGGACTACAGATTAGCTACATCTGGATCCAGTGACGCCTATAG CTTGGGCCCTCTGGGTTCTGGAGGGTTTCTGCCTTTTGGCTTtgaagggattctccagggagcAGCAACGTGCGTCTATGCCTTTGTTGGCTTTGACGTCATTACTACTACAG GGAAAGAGGCCCAAGATCCTCGTCGCTCCATCCCCTTGGGCATCGTGATCACGATCTTTATCGGCTTTCTGGCGTATTTTGGTGTCTCAGCGGCACTCACCCTCATGGTGCCCTACTACCAAATTCAGCCCCAGAGCCCCTTGCTGCAGGCTTTCCTCCATGTCGGGTGGAACCCTGCCCGATATGTCGTGGCTGTTGGCACCCTCTGTGCTCTTACATCCAG CCTCCTGGGTACCATGTTCACCATGCCTCGGTTGATCTACGCAATGGCAGAGGATGGTCTCCTTTTCCGGGAACTTGCCCGACTCCATGGCCGCAGAGGAACCCCCATCTGGGCCATCTTGGTTTCTGGAATGTTTGCAG CGGTCTTCGCTCTACTCTTGGAGCTGATCGATCTTGCGTACCTTGTGTCAATGGGGACCCTGCTTGTTTACTCCCTGGTGGCCTTTTCAGTCCTTGTCCTCAG GTATCAACCAGAACAGAATCTCAGCAAGAATGAGAAAATAGATGATGAAATTGATATTTCACAATGGGAAGCAAGTCCTTGGGAACCTGCATCAGAAGCAGGAACGTCAAGGACTCTAAAGACTCTGTGGTTCCCTACCGGTACCACCCCCACTCTGAAATCTGGCCACATTGTCTATGGATGTGCCTCGCTGCTTG TTCTCCTGCTGATAATCCTGAGCCTGGTCCTGGCCCAGTGGCCCAGCCAGTTGTTCTCTGGAGACCCCGTGCTCACAACAgtggctgtgctgctgctgctgctcatcaCTGGGGTCACGGTCATCATCTGGAGGCAGCCCCAGGACCCCACTGCTCTTCACTTCAAG GTGCCTGCTCTGCCTGTCCTCCCGCTGGTGAGCATCTTCGTGAACATCTACTTGTTGATGCAGATGAACACTGGGACCTGGGTCCTATTTGGCGTCTGGATGGCGGTTG GATTTGCCATATACTTTGGATATGGGATCCGACACAGCCTGGAGGAGAACAGTGATCAACAGTTACCAGCCTCCACCTCCCAAATGCTGGACCAAAACATGCCCAATAATGAATCAGGTTAA